Proteins encoded together in one Microbacterium oxydans window:
- a CDS encoding potassium transporter Trk — MAPTDSHQTVEATVRRVPRYGVLMGIGVVVGVIAAGILTWIGSYEESQALDVVYPPGQVFGFLLLWTVPIGLALGGVVGLILERIARRHDRIVRVDRETVVDDED, encoded by the coding sequence ATGGCCCCCACCGATTCCCACCAGACCGTCGAAGCTACCGTGCGCCGTGTGCCGCGGTACGGCGTGCTCATGGGCATCGGCGTCGTGGTCGGCGTCATCGCGGCCGGCATCCTCACCTGGATCGGCAGCTACGAGGAGTCCCAGGCGCTCGACGTCGTCTACCCTCCCGGACAGGTCTTCGGCTTCCTGCTGCTGTGGACCGTGCCGATCGGCCTCGCCCTCGGCGGCGTCGTCGGGCTCATCCTCGAGCGGATCGCGCGCCGGCACGACCGCATCGTGCGGGTCGACCGCGAGACCGTCGTCGACGACGAGGACTGA